A genomic window from Sebastes fasciatus isolate fSebFas1 chromosome 7, fSebFas1.pri, whole genome shotgun sequence includes:
- the LOC141771085 gene encoding scavenger receptor cysteine-rich type 1 protein M130-like isoform X2 has translation MDHRVLIVLLWTSGFSPGLQTEEHDAFKVIDYIRLVGGSSRCSGDLEAKHQGVWTGVELEWNLKLADVVCRLLDCGSVVRTSLNLTEAFWFSSYCLRSESSLKKCLTERSFTSTYSATTVKIICSDSVRLVNGKSLCSGRLEVKSNQSNQSWSSVCEDDFDLQDAEVVCRELGCGAPSVLQGALYGDMEAPVWTKEFQCGGHESALLDCDSSDSDRNTSSPGKAAGLTCSELHNVRLVGESSRCAGELEMKQQGYWRPVDDRKSDWNLKTADEVCRKLDCGSAVSTGGRESDFDKRTWRISSTCLQSKSAVRECILTDSDTSSSNLEIKCSESVRLVNGKSLCSGRLEVKSNQSWSSVCEDDFDLQDAEVVCRVLGCGAPSVLQGALYGDVEAPVWTKEFQCGGHESALLDCDSSDSDRNTCSPGKAVGLTCSEPDDVRLLGGSSRCDGTLEMKQHGEWRPVIDLDSQWDQKSAAAVCNRLDCGSAVSTNISTSSSLKSVWWIQPSCVASYSMLRECLRLPSDTIGYDSLEVICSDILAQPNISFATFIDGVSEANQQGIQVLMGSSFTISCSILPQYPGGSFQLILTTSATSQNHTLPAVNHSAHFLFSAAEPAHRGEYRCVYHLYVFSYNFSSESQPLHLTVSASVTDLIIRLVVLLVLMVLMVGSNAAVYCYCKAPRGQKPRREDNMELDHLGGAGDLLGEEAGAQGTE, from the exons GATTCTCCCCAGGTCtccagacagaagaacatgatgCTTTCAAAG TGATTGATTATATCCGGTTGGTGGGAGGATCCAGCCGCTGTTCTGGTGATCTAGAGGCGAAGCACCAGGGAGTTTGGACAGGAGTGGAACTCGAATGGAACCTGAAGTTAGCAGACGTAGTTTGTAGACTTCTggactgtggttctgtggttcggACTTCCTTAAACTTAACCGAAGCATTTTGGTTCAGTAGTTACTGTCTTAGGTCTGAATCTAGTCTGAAGAAATGTTTAACAGAAAGGTCCTTTACTTCTACATATAGTGCAACCACTGTGAAGATCATCTGCTCAG actctgtcaggctggtgaatgggaAGAGTCTGTGttcaggcagactggaggtgaagtcCAACCAGTCCAACCAGTcgtggtcctcagtgtgtgaagatgactttgacctgcaggatgctgaggtggtctgtagggagcttggctgtggggctccttcagtcctccagggggcgctctatggagacatggaggctccagtgtggaccaaagagttccagtgtggaggccatgagtctgctctcctggactgtGACAGCTCAGACTCAGATAGAAACACCAgctcacctggcaaagctgctggactcacctgctcag AGCTCCATAATGTCCGGCTGGTGGGAGAATCCAGTCGCTGTGCTGGTGAACTGGAGATGAAACAACAGGGATACTGGAGACCAGTGGATGACCGAAAGTCTGACTGGAATCTAAAGACAGCAGATGAAGTGTGTAGAAAActggactgtggctctgctgtttcaacaggggggagagagagtgacttTGACAAACGTACATGGCGGATTAGCTCAACTTGTCTTCAGTCCAAGTCTGCAGTTAGGGAGTGTATATTGACAGACTCTGACACTTCCTCTTCCAACTTGGAGATCAAGTGTTCAG AATCCgtcaggctggtgaatgggaAGAGTCTGTGttcaggcagactggaggtgaagtcCAACCAGTcgtggtcctcagtgtgtgaagatgactttgacctgcaggatgctgaggtggtctgtagggtgcttggctgtggggctccttcagtcctccagggggcgctctatggagacgtggaggctccagtgtggaccaaagagttccagtgtggaggccatgagtctgctctcctggactgtGACAGCTCAGACTCAgatagaaacacctgctcacctggcaaagctgttggactcacctgctcag AGCCTGATGATGTCAGGTTGTTAGGAGGATCCAGTCGCTGTGATGGTACGCTAGAGATGAAACAACATGGAGAGTGGAGACCAGTGATTGACTTGGACTCTCAATGGGACCAGAAGTCTGCAGCTGCAGTGTGTAATCGACTGGACTGTGGTTCTGCTGTTTCAACAAACATAAGCACCAGTTCTTCATTGAAGTCTGTGTGGTGGATCCAGCCTTCTTGTGTTGCGTCCTATTCGATGCTACGGGAGTGTTTAAGGTTACCTAGTGACACGATAGGCTACGACAGCCTGGAGGTGATCTGCTCAG ATATTCTGGCTCAGCCAAACATCTCCTTTGCTACCTTCATTGACGGGGTTTCTGAGGCCAATCAGCAGGGGATTCAGGTGCTCATGGGCTCCAGCTTCACCATCAGCTGCTCCATCCTGCCACAGTACCCAGGAGGCTCCTTCCAGCTTATTCTGACCACCTCAGCTACATCACAGAACCACACCctgccagctgtcaatcactctgccCACTTCCTGTTCTCTGCTGCAGAGCCCGCCCACCGAGGGGAGTACCGCTGTGTTTATCACCTCTATGTTTTCTCCTATAACTTCTCATCTGAGAGCCAGCCGCTCCATCTCACTGTCTCAG CCTCTGTAACAGATCTGATCATCAGACTGGTTGTCCTCCTGGTGCTGATGGTGCTGATGGTGGGGTCCAATGCTGCCGTGTATTGCTACTGCAAG GCCCCCAGAGGACAGAAACCAAGACGAGAGGACAACATGGAGCTGGATCACCTCGGTGGTGCTGGTGACTTGCTGGGTGAAGAGGCAGGAGCCCAGGGGACAGAGTAG